In Promicromonospora sukumoe, the following proteins share a genomic window:
- the paaC gene encoding 1,2-phenylacetyl-CoA epoxidase subunit PaaC, with product MPNQHQSPSAVLTPEALAARVAPQDSPVRAADDVARYALGLGDDALVLAQRLGSWIAAAPELEEDVALGNIALDTLGHARSLLTYAGSAWDQTEDDLAYFRDEPDFRCRQIFERPNGDFACTIARQLVVSAYFTALYRALTGSADPTLAAIAAKAVKEVDYHLDHATLWTLRLALGTEESRRRTVAGFDAVWPFVDELFADDPAADAVPAAAVAPAGLREPFDALLLPVLDRVELPVPAVAAVRGGGRLGVHSEALGPLLAEMQVLARRHPGAVW from the coding sequence ATGCCGAACCAGCACCAGTCCCCGTCCGCGGTGCTCACGCCCGAGGCCCTCGCCGCCCGGGTCGCCCCGCAGGACAGCCCGGTCCGGGCCGCAGACGACGTCGCGCGGTACGCGCTCGGCCTGGGCGACGACGCCCTGGTCCTCGCGCAGCGCCTCGGCTCGTGGATCGCGGCCGCACCCGAGCTGGAGGAGGACGTCGCCCTCGGGAACATCGCGCTCGACACCCTCGGCCACGCCCGGAGCCTGCTGACCTACGCGGGCTCCGCGTGGGACCAGACGGAGGACGACCTGGCGTACTTCCGCGACGAGCCGGACTTCCGGTGCCGGCAGATCTTCGAGCGGCCGAACGGCGACTTCGCCTGCACGATCGCCCGGCAGCTCGTCGTGTCTGCATACTTCACGGCGCTCTACCGCGCCCTGACCGGCAGCGCGGACCCGACGCTCGCGGCGATCGCCGCCAAGGCGGTCAAGGAGGTCGACTACCACCTGGACCACGCCACGCTGTGGACCTTGCGCCTGGCGCTCGGCACCGAGGAGTCGCGCCGCCGCACGGTCGCCGGGTTCGACGCCGTCTGGCCGTTCGTGGACGAGCTGTTCGCCGACGACCCCGCCGCCGACGCGGTCCCGGCCGCCGCGGTGGCGCCCGCCGGCCTGCGCGAGCCGTTCGACGCGCTGCTGCTGCCGGTGCTCGACCGGGTGGAGCTGCCGGTCCCGGCGGTCGCCGCCGTACGCGGCGGCGGGCGGCTCGGGGTGCACTCCGAGGCGCTTGGCCCCCTGCTCGCGGAGATGCAGGTGCTGGCCCGGCGGCACCCGGGGGCGGTGTGGTGA
- a CDS encoding enoyl-CoA hydratase/isomerase family protein, producing MIDLTIEDQVAEVVLDAPGRLNALDEVALAELDDAYREAEAAGVRALLLRGEGRAFCAGRDISGVDAATDDALGYLRNRVTPLLWRMTAFPAPTFAAAHGACLGVGLGLLIATDVVYVADDAKIGSPFANLGATLDSGGHALFFDRLGAHRTLDLIYTGELMTGAEAVGAGLFSRAVPAAELLPFTRARVQQVAGGATNAFLASKRLVGELRDERVAFWAAVAHENEAQGRLSETLDYQEGFAAFQEKRRPRFTGR from the coding sequence ATGATCGACCTGACGATCGAGGACCAGGTCGCCGAGGTGGTGCTCGACGCGCCCGGCCGGCTCAACGCGCTCGACGAGGTGGCCCTGGCCGAGCTCGACGACGCCTACCGGGAGGCGGAGGCCGCCGGGGTGCGGGCCCTGCTGCTGCGCGGCGAGGGCCGCGCGTTCTGCGCCGGCCGGGACATCTCGGGGGTGGACGCCGCCACCGACGACGCGCTGGGCTACCTGCGCAACCGCGTGACCCCGCTGCTGTGGCGCATGACGGCCTTCCCCGCGCCGACGTTCGCGGCGGCCCACGGCGCCTGCCTGGGCGTGGGGCTCGGCCTGCTGATCGCCACCGACGTGGTCTACGTGGCCGACGACGCGAAGATCGGCTCGCCGTTCGCCAACCTCGGGGCGACGCTCGACTCGGGCGGGCACGCGCTGTTCTTCGACCGCCTGGGTGCGCACCGCACGCTCGACCTGATCTACACGGGCGAGCTGATGACCGGGGCCGAGGCGGTGGGCGCCGGGCTGTTCTCGCGGGCCGTCCCGGCGGCGGAGCTGCTGCCGTTCACGCGGGCCCGCGTCCAGCAGGTCGCGGGCGGGGCGACCAACGCCTTCCTCGCGTCCAAGCGCCTGGTCGGGGAGCTGCGCGACGAGCGGGTCGCGTTCTGGGCCGCCGTCGCGCACGAGAACGAGGCGCAGGGACGGCTCAGCGAGACCCTCGACTACCAGGAGGGCTTCGCGGCCTTCCAGGAGAAGCGTCGGCCCCGGTTCACGGGCCGCTGA
- the paaE gene encoding 1,2-phenylacetyl-CoA epoxidase subunit PaaE, with product MTPAEAPAAPTARRRARFHPLTVAAVRPLTADAVEVTFDVPDDLADAYSYAPGQYVALRAEVAGEEVRRTYSICQAPVRGSLKVGIKRDMGGVFSPWAVDHLAPGAVLDVMSPEGLFVSHREPGQGGRVVGIAAGSGITPMMSLVEHTLGSASDSTFDLVYSNRTTTDTMFLDELADLKDRYPARLALYHVLTREQRGAELLSGRLDADRLRRIVTTLIGPDGVDEWFLCGPFEVVQACRAVLEELGVPAERVRHELFTTGRPERPAAPRGLPPTSGGDGPTRSVSFRLDSTTTTVTTPVGARESVLNAALRVRGDVPFACAGGVCGTCRAKLVSGTVEMVENYALEPEELARGYVLTCQAIPTSEEISVDYDS from the coding sequence ATGACGCCCGCCGAGGCCCCGGCCGCGCCCACCGCCCGACGTCGGGCCCGCTTCCACCCGCTCACCGTCGCCGCCGTGCGCCCGCTGACGGCGGACGCCGTCGAGGTGACGTTCGACGTGCCCGACGACCTCGCCGACGCCTACTCCTACGCGCCCGGGCAGTACGTCGCCCTGCGCGCAGAGGTGGCCGGCGAGGAGGTGCGCCGCACCTACTCGATCTGCCAGGCGCCGGTCCGCGGCTCGCTCAAGGTGGGTATCAAGCGCGACATGGGCGGCGTGTTCTCGCCGTGGGCGGTGGACCACCTGGCGCCGGGCGCGGTGCTCGACGTGATGAGCCCCGAGGGCCTGTTCGTCTCGCACCGGGAGCCCGGCCAGGGCGGGCGCGTCGTCGGGATCGCCGCGGGCTCCGGCATCACCCCGATGATGTCGCTCGTGGAGCACACGCTCGGCTCGGCGTCGGACAGCACGTTCGACCTGGTCTACTCCAACCGGACGACGACGGACACGATGTTCCTCGACGAGCTGGCCGACCTGAAGGACCGCTACCCCGCCCGCCTGGCGCTCTACCACGTGCTCACCCGCGAGCAGCGGGGCGCCGAGCTGCTCTCGGGCCGTCTCGACGCCGACCGGCTGCGCCGCATCGTGACCACGCTCATCGGGCCGGACGGCGTGGACGAGTGGTTCCTGTGCGGGCCGTTCGAGGTGGTGCAGGCCTGCCGGGCCGTGCTGGAGGAGCTGGGCGTGCCGGCCGAGCGGGTACGGCACGAGCTGTTCACCACCGGCAGGCCCGAGCGGCCGGCGGCGCCCCGGGGCCTCCCCCCGACGTCGGGCGGGGACGGACCGACGCGCTCGGTCTCCTTCCGCCTCGACAGCACGACGACGACGGTGACCACCCCCGTCGGCGCGCGCGAGAGCGTGCTGAACGCCGCGCTGCGCGTGCGCGGCGACGTGCCGTTCGCGTGCGCCGGTGGCGTGTGCGGTACATGCCGGGCAAAACTGGTGTCGGGCACGGTGGAGATGGTGGAGAACTACGCGCTGGAGCCGGAGGAGCTGGCGCGCGGTTACGTGCTGACCTGCCAGGCGATCCCGACCAGCGAGGAGATCTCCGTGGACTACGACTCATGA
- a CDS encoding enoyl-CoA hydratase/isomerase family protein codes for MAAALRRVDDRADRLHVRLDRPEVRNAIDRAMVDELHEVCAELEAWPRILVLSGTERVFAAGADIAELRERGRDDALAGINSRLFVRIAALPMPVIAAVDGWALGGGAELAYAADFRLAGENARFGQPEVGLGIMAAAGATWRLRELVGETLALEILLAGRVLDAAEALAAGLVSAVHASSDLLKAADALADRIAEQDPTAVRFTKRAFRAPRAAHPEVDDLAQSVLFESPAKHERMTAFLDRRKP; via the coding sequence ATGGCAGCAGCCCTGCGGCGCGTCGACGACCGCGCGGACCGCCTGCACGTCCGGCTCGACCGGCCCGAGGTGCGCAACGCCATCGACCGGGCGATGGTCGACGAGCTGCACGAGGTCTGCGCCGAGCTGGAGGCCTGGCCCCGCATCCTGGTCCTGTCCGGGACGGAGCGCGTCTTCGCCGCCGGGGCCGACATCGCCGAGCTGCGCGAGCGAGGCCGCGACGACGCGCTCGCCGGCATCAACTCGCGGCTGTTCGTGCGGATCGCGGCGCTGCCCATGCCGGTGATCGCCGCCGTCGACGGCTGGGCGCTGGGCGGCGGCGCCGAGCTGGCCTACGCGGCCGACTTCCGGCTCGCCGGCGAGAACGCCCGGTTCGGCCAGCCCGAGGTGGGCCTCGGCATCATGGCCGCAGCGGGCGCCACCTGGCGCCTGCGGGAGCTCGTCGGCGAGACGCTCGCGCTGGAGATCCTGCTCGCCGGCCGCGTGCTCGACGCCGCCGAGGCCCTGGCGGCCGGCCTCGTCAGCGCCGTCCACGCGTCGTCGGACCTGCTCAAGGCGGCCGACGCGCTCGCGGACCGGATCGCCGAGCAGGACCCGACGGCGGTCCGCTTCACCAAGCGGGCCTTCCGCGCCCCGCGGGCGGCGCACCCCGAGGTCGACGACCTCGCGCAGTCCGTGCTGTTCGAGTCGCCCGCGAAGCACGAGCGGATGACCGCCTTCCTGGACCGGAGGAAGCCATGA
- a CDS encoding TetR/AcrR family transcriptional regulator: MEQPADAPAPARRGGNGRAGRVAYDLDAVLAVAVQAFNERGYDATSMGELAERLGTSKSAIYYHVSGKQELLRLALERALGNLERLLEEPDADATALERLERVIRGAVRVLVDELPFVTLLLRLRGNTEIEREALGRRREFDHAVARLVEEAVADGALRSDVDARTATRLLFGMVNSLVEWYRPGGGLTADQLADAVVAMAFEGLRA; this comes from the coding sequence ATGGAACAGCCGGCCGACGCCCCCGCACCCGCCCGACGCGGCGGCAACGGGCGCGCCGGGCGCGTCGCCTACGACCTGGACGCGGTGCTGGCCGTCGCCGTCCAGGCGTTCAACGAGCGCGGCTACGACGCGACGTCGATGGGCGAGCTGGCCGAGCGCCTCGGCACCAGCAAGTCCGCGATCTACTACCACGTCAGCGGCAAGCAGGAGCTGCTCCGGCTCGCGCTGGAGCGCGCGCTCGGCAACCTGGAGCGGCTCCTGGAGGAGCCCGACGCCGACGCCACCGCCCTGGAGCGGCTCGAACGCGTCATCCGCGGCGCCGTACGGGTGCTCGTCGACGAGCTGCCCTTCGTGACGCTCCTGCTCCGGCTGCGCGGGAACACCGAGATCGAGCGCGAGGCGCTCGGGCGCCGCCGCGAGTTCGACCACGCCGTCGCGCGCCTGGTCGAGGAGGCCGTCGCCGACGGCGCCCTGCGGTCTGACGTCGACGCGCGCACCGCGACCCGGCTGCTCTTCGGCATGGTCAACTCGCTGGTCGAGTGGTACCGCCCCGGCGGCGGGCTCACCGCCGACCAGCTCGCCGACGCCGTCGTCGCCATGGCGTTCGAGGGGCTGCGCGCCTAG
- the paaD gene encoding 1,2-phenylacetyl-CoA epoxidase subunit PaaD encodes MAAVEHEQVARPRPGTKPERAVWDAAAQVTDPEVPVLTVEDLGVLRAVRLVDGTPVVDITPTYSGCPAVDAIRDDIVAVLEERGWSGARVNVVLSPAWTTDWMSDAGRRKLVEHGIAPPARRAGGVVALGMGVRCPRCGSLHTRELSRFGSTSCKALYVCQRCREPFDHFKEH; translated from the coding sequence ATGGCCGCCGTCGAGCACGAGCAGGTCGCGCGCCCCCGCCCGGGCACGAAGCCGGAGCGCGCCGTCTGGGACGCCGCGGCGCAGGTCACCGACCCCGAGGTGCCGGTGCTGACCGTCGAGGACCTCGGCGTGCTGCGGGCCGTGCGGCTCGTGGACGGCACGCCGGTCGTGGACATCACGCCCACCTACTCGGGCTGCCCCGCCGTGGACGCGATCCGCGACGACATCGTCGCCGTCCTCGAGGAGCGCGGCTGGTCCGGGGCGCGGGTGAACGTGGTGCTCTCCCCCGCGTGGACCACCGACTGGATGAGCGACGCCGGCCGGCGCAAGCTCGTGGAGCACGGGATCGCCCCGCCGGCGCGGCGGGCGGGCGGCGTCGTCGCACTGGGGATGGGCGTGCGGTGCCCCCGGTGCGGGTCGCTGCACACGCGCGAGCTCTCGCGGTTCGGTTCGACGTCGTGCAAGGCGCTGTACGTGTGCCAGCGCTGCCGGGAGCCGTTCGACCACTTCAAGGAGCACTGA
- a CDS encoding 3-hydroxyacyl-CoA dehydrogenase family protein: protein MTLPRTVGVVGGGRMGAGIAHAFLLGGAHVVVVERDAEAAARARAALGRAVTASVERGSTSRTAAELLERARATTAVADLGNAGLVVEAVPEDLTTKADVLARVERVVSPVTWLASNTSSLSVDVLAGHLERPERFVGLHFFNPVPSSALVEIVRGTHTVPVLVEEAAAWVAALGKTSIVVSDSPGFASSRLGVVIALEAIRMVEEGVATPDDIDAAMVRGYRFPVGPLRLTDLVGLDVRLGIAEHLERELGERFAVPPLLRRMVAAGHLGRKTGQGFFTWDE, encoded by the coding sequence ATGACGCTGCCACGGACCGTCGGCGTCGTCGGCGGCGGCCGGATGGGCGCCGGGATCGCCCACGCCTTCCTGCTCGGGGGCGCCCACGTGGTCGTCGTCGAGCGGGACGCCGAGGCGGCGGCCCGGGCGCGGGCGGCGCTGGGACGGGCCGTGACCGCCAGCGTCGAGCGCGGCTCCACCTCGCGCACCGCGGCCGAGCTGCTGGAGCGGGCGCGCGCGACCACCGCCGTCGCGGACCTCGGCAACGCGGGCCTCGTCGTCGAGGCCGTGCCCGAGGACCTCACGACCAAGGCCGACGTGCTGGCCCGGGTCGAGCGGGTGGTCTCGCCGGTCACCTGGCTGGCGAGCAACACCTCCTCGCTGTCCGTCGACGTGCTCGCGGGCCACCTGGAGCGGCCCGAGCGCTTCGTCGGGCTGCACTTCTTCAACCCGGTGCCGTCCTCCGCGCTCGTGGAGATCGTGCGGGGCACCCACACGGTCCCGGTGCTCGTCGAGGAGGCGGCCGCCTGGGTGGCCGCGCTCGGCAAGACGTCGATCGTCGTGTCCGACTCCCCGGGCTTCGCGAGCTCGCGCCTGGGCGTGGTGATCGCGCTGGAGGCGATCCGCATGGTCGAGGAGGGCGTCGCCACGCCTGACGACATCGACGCCGCGATGGTGCGCGGCTACCGGTTCCCCGTCGGGCCGCTCCGGCTCACCGACCTGGTCGGGCTCGACGTGCGCCTCGGCATCGCGGAGCACCTGGAGCGCGAGCTGGGGGAGCGGTTCGCCGTGCCGCCGCTGCTGCGCCGGATGGTCGCCGCGGGGCACCTGGGGCGCAAGACCGGTCAGGGGTTCTTCACGTGGGACGAGTGA
- the paaA gene encoding 1,2-phenylacetyl-CoA epoxidase subunit PaaA, translated as MPADHLPPASSGGAAPREAAPGEDERLAAFDALIAADQRIEPTDWMPPAYRKALVRQMSQHAHSEIIGMQPEGNWITRAPSLKRKAILMAKVQDEAGHGLYLYSAAETLGTTRDEMLDALHSGKAKYSSIFNYLAPSWADMGSIGWLVDGAAIANQVPLCRASYGPYGRAMVRICKEESFHQRQGFEILLALMNGTDEQRAMAQESVNRWYAPALMMFGPPDGESPNSRQSMAWKIKRFSNDELRQRFVDMIVPQAEILGVTFPDPDLRWNEERGHHDFGELDWDEFHAVLRGNGQANALRLAKRNAAHAEGAWVREAARAYAERTATSERIAS; from the coding sequence ATGCCAGCGGACCACCTGCCCCCGGCGTCGTCCGGAGGGGCCGCACCGCGAGAGGCCGCGCCCGGGGAGGACGAGCGGCTCGCGGCGTTCGACGCCCTCATCGCCGCCGACCAGCGGATCGAGCCCACCGACTGGATGCCCCCGGCGTACCGGAAGGCGCTGGTGCGGCAGATGTCGCAGCACGCCCACTCCGAGATCATCGGCATGCAGCCCGAGGGCAACTGGATCACGCGCGCGCCGAGCCTCAAGCGCAAGGCGATCCTGATGGCCAAGGTGCAGGACGAGGCCGGGCACGGGCTCTACCTCTACTCGGCCGCCGAGACCCTGGGGACCACGCGCGACGAGATGCTCGACGCGCTGCACTCCGGCAAGGCCAAGTACTCCTCGATCTTCAACTACCTCGCGCCGTCCTGGGCCGACATGGGCTCGATCGGCTGGCTCGTGGACGGCGCCGCCATCGCGAACCAGGTGCCGCTGTGCCGCGCGTCGTACGGCCCGTACGGGCGCGCGATGGTGCGCATCTGCAAGGAGGAGTCGTTCCACCAGCGGCAGGGCTTCGAGATCCTGCTGGCGCTGATGAACGGCACCGACGAGCAGCGGGCGATGGCGCAGGAGTCCGTGAACCGCTGGTACGCGCCGGCCCTGATGATGTTCGGCCCGCCCGACGGCGAGTCGCCCAACTCGCGGCAGAGCATGGCCTGGAAGATCAAGCGGTTCTCGAACGACGAGCTGCGCCAGCGGTTCGTCGACATGATCGTGCCCCAGGCCGAGATCCTCGGGGTCACGTTCCCCGACCCCGACCTGCGCTGGAACGAGGAGCGCGGGCACCACGACTTCGGCGAGCTCGACTGGGACGAGTTCCACGCCGTGCTGCGCGGCAACGGGCAGGCCAACGCGCTGCGCCTGGCCAAGCGCAACGCCGCGCACGCCGAGGGCGCCTGGGTCCGCGAGGCGGCGCGGGCCTACGCCGAGCGCACCGCCACGAGCGAACGGATCGCGTCATGA
- the paaB gene encoding 1,2-phenylacetyl-CoA epoxidase subunit PaaB, which yields MTEEPRRETWPLWEVFVRSSRGLSHVHAGSLHAPDAELAVRNARDLYTRRSEGVSIWVVPAAAITASDPDAKDAWFESPRGKDFRHATYYTASQAVPHL from the coding sequence ATGACCGAGGAACCCCGCCGGGAGACCTGGCCGCTGTGGGAGGTGTTCGTGCGCTCGTCGCGCGGCCTGTCCCACGTCCACGCGGGCTCGCTGCACGCGCCCGACGCCGAGCTGGCGGTGCGGAACGCCCGCGACCTCTACACCCGCCGCAGCGAGGGGGTCTCGATCTGGGTGGTCCCCGCCGCCGCGATCACCGCGTCCGACCCCGACGCGAAGGACGCGTGGTTCGAGTCCCCGCGCGGCAAGGACTTCCGGCACGCGACGTACTACACGGCGTCGCAGGCCGTGCCGCACCTCTGA